The Sulfurimonas lithotrophica genome includes a region encoding these proteins:
- a CDS encoding multiheme c-type cytochrome: MKFFLIVFFVSNILYGADAAKVVKLDERFAESKNCKACHMQLVKDWEESWHSNSHFDKDEYFRKSIKYYSRKTRKSLNGVKVECATCHNPRISVTSTDINYEIEAVLGLDKGSKVNKALKDDALHEGINCVVCHNIEKIHSDRDETYRGINRVTWTKSGLMSGPYDDAKSPYHSVEYRDFMGKNSNQLCFVCHANMSSVQGVMFTNMEEEFKSDGKQCVDCHMGPKRLGVASTLKIDDGKAKKRMIRKHGFKGAHDEEMIKNSLKLSAWQKGKDVVIMLKNPQPHNIPSGYGSREILIELDYTNGTETIKNEAISLTTYYKDRRGKATIAHLAKTMSKDMSIPARGKKVIKVKKAGGATSVRISVYYKLVNDEVHKLLKLKEKQWSKKMLITAKTLKLK, translated from the coding sequence ATGAAGTTTTTTTTAATAGTCTTTTTTGTAAGTAATATCCTTTACGGTGCAGATGCAGCCAAGGTTGTTAAACTGGATGAGAGGTTTGCCGAATCAAAAAACTGTAAAGCTTGCCATATGCAATTAGTAAAAGATTGGGAAGAATCATGGCATTCAAATTCTCATTTTGACAAAGATGAGTATTTTAGAAAAAGTATCAAATATTATAGTAGAAAAACCAGAAAAAGTTTAAACGGTGTTAAAGTAGAATGTGCAACTTGTCATAACCCTAGAATATCTGTTACTTCTACCGATATAAACTACGAGATAGAAGCCGTATTAGGACTGGATAAAGGCTCTAAAGTAAATAAAGCTTTAAAAGATGATGCGTTACATGAAGGAATCAACTGTGTAGTATGTCATAATATAGAAAAAATCCATTCAGACAGAGATGAAACATATCGAGGTATAAATAGGGTAACATGGACTAAATCAGGCTTAATGAGCGGACCGTATGATGATGCCAAATCTCCTTACCATAGTGTAGAGTATCGTGATTTTATGGGTAAAAATTCAAACCAGCTTTGTTTTGTTTGCCATGCAAATATGAGCAGTGTACAAGGAGTAATGTTTACAAATATGGAAGAAGAGTTTAAATCCGATGGCAAACAATGTGTAGATTGCCATATGGGACCAAAAAGACTCGGAGTTGCATCCACATTAAAAATTGATGATGGTAAAGCAAAAAAACGTATGATTCGTAAGCACGGCTTTAAAGGTGCTCATGACGAAGAGATGATAAAAAATTCACTAAAACTAAGTGCATGGCAAAAAGGTAAAGATGTTGTCATTATGCTCAAAAACCCGCAACCCCATAATATACCGAGTGGATACGGTTCTCGTGAAATTCTTATTGAATTAGATTATACAAATGGTACTGAAACGATTAAAAATGAAGCGATATCCTTAACTACCTACTATAAAGATAGAAGAGGAAAAGCTACTATAGCACACCTTGCAAAAACAATGTCAAAAGACATGAGTATCCCTGCACGCGGTAAAAAAGTTATAAAAGTTAAAAAAGCAGGCGGTGCTACAAGTGTCAGAATATCGGTTTATTATAAACTTGTAAATGATGAAGTTCATAAACTCTTAAAACTCAAAGAGAAACAATGGTCTAAAAAGATGTTAATTACTGCAAAAACATTAAAGCTAAAGTGA
- a CDS encoding nitrate- and nitrite sensing domain-containing protein, which yields MKFFLILISLLYSLEAKSLFTNNEQKDRSKYIGALKNLVIATQKTRGLTNSFLNGNTVAQLLVYSNRQDMKAAIGDMETLQFSADPVINKRATFISQELISLNSKAFKKNSSKVFDEYTELIAQTMMLAQSVAKRGVDKLNPIGRELTSIMMETMLPLTEYVGQLRGLGSGIAAKGSISKGEKDKLVAILLQMKPLSEKFESQMSHVVSKYNKEFGNESIESDVAKTMTLIKEYMSYSKTNFIESKQEVDPDNYFDSGTQIITSIVKIYDVNNKVIESDSQGWF from the coding sequence ATGAAGTTTTTTTTAATTTTAATATCGTTGCTATACTCACTTGAAGCAAAATCACTATTTACAAACAATGAACAAAAAGACAGAAGCAAATATATCGGAGCATTAAAAAATCTAGTAATTGCTACTCAAAAAACCAGAGGTCTTACAAATAGTTTTTTAAACGGAAATACGGTTGCACAACTTCTTGTTTATTCAAACAGGCAAGATATGAAAGCTGCTATCGGAGATATGGAAACTCTGCAGTTTTCTGCAGACCCCGTGATTAATAAAAGAGCTACTTTTATTTCACAAGAACTTATAAGCTTAAATTCAAAGGCTTTTAAAAAAAACAGTTCAAAAGTTTTTGATGAATATACGGAACTCATTGCCCAAACAATGATGTTGGCTCAATCTGTTGCTAAAAGGGGTGTAGATAAACTAAATCCAATCGGAAGGGAACTAACCTCTATAATGATGGAAACTATGCTCCCTTTGACGGAATATGTAGGTCAATTAAGAGGACTTGGTTCAGGTATTGCCGCTAAAGGAAGTATTTCAAAAGGTGAAAAAGATAAACTTGTCGCAATATTGCTTCAAATGAAACCCTTATCCGAAAAATTTGAATCTCAGATGTCACACGTAGTTTCAAAGTACAATAAAGAATTTGGCAATGAGTCTATAGAATCAGATGTTGCAAAAACAATGACTTTGATAAAAGAGTATATGTCGTATAGTAAAACAAATTTTATTGAATCTAAACAAGAAGTAGATCCGGATAATTATTTTGATTCGGGAACTCAAATAATTACATCTATAGTAAAAATTTATGATGTAAATAATAAAGTTATTGAATCAGATTCTCAAGGATGGTTCTAA